CCCGCTCTCCtacccttcctttcctttttttgtGTTACTTTTGCGCAGCCGGTGGTACACCTTTGACGCATCAAAACAGAAAAAACCTTAATTTATTGTTGTAACTGATGTGATGAATTCAAAGCAGAAAAGGAATTTAATAATCCGAATCCACGTCATCAATCCTCGTAGTGTCGCATGAAATAAATGGACACCGTTGGATAAACCCCTCCAATAAGCTATCCCTAGCCGTTGGATTATAGCTCCTACCATTGTTCTTCTCCCTTTCCTCCCATCTCACAGCCAAGTTTTCCCTTTTAAATCCTAAAGCCTTCTCAACAAAATCAACAATTAACAGTTCACTACATCGTCTTCTTCTCACTCTCTTCTTCGCTTTCTCTTAAATAATACGAAAGCTAAAAGAAAAAGCTCTAAATTTCAATGGCGACGGAAGAAATTAGTCGAACTCAAGGCCTCAATCCTTCACAACAATCTTCTTCACTTCCAGACTACCCTCAGGTAGTTTGTATTTCTTTGTTTTGTTGGGCTTTTCCAGATCATTTCATTTGATGTTaactttttttctatttttctgatTTTACTGGATAGATGATTTTGGAAGCCATAGAGGCATTGAATGAGAAAGAGGGTTCCAGTATGTCATCCATCGCCAAGCACATCGACTCCACTCACTCCGATCTCCCAGCGTCTCACTCCACTCTCCTCTTCCACCACCTCAACCAGATGAAACAAATGGGTCAAATTGTTATGTTAAACAACAATTACTCGAAACCCGACCCCAATGCCCCACCCAAGCGTGGACGTGGACGTCCACCTAAACCCAAGGTTCCTCTTCCACCTGGCGTCGTCGTCTCTTCTCCCAGACCTCGTGGTCGTCCGCCTAAGCCGAAGGACTTATTGGCTCCCCCCAAGCCCAAACCCGTCAGCACCGGAAGGCCACGTGGACGCCCCCCTAAGAAGGCTAAGACTGGTACCGCCAccgctcctccacctcctcccgGTGTGAAGCGAGGCCGCGGTCGACCTCCGAAAGTGTTACCGTCGGTGGGTTTTCAGTAAAGTAGGCAAGTTAATAAATCAAAGAGAATGGAGAAAATGACTCATTCCGTCACTACTCCTACCCCTGCCGCGTTAGGTGTAATAATTTTTTAACCTTAATTTTTTAGGTGTCGTTTAGTTATCTGCTAATTGACGTTTTAGCTTTTTCGTTTTTTTCTTTTAGTTAACTTTGGGTGGAGTACTGTAATGAATTTAGTGTAGGGTTTAGATTTTACTTGAGTTAAGACTCTTTGTAATTTCCATGTAATTGTTAAggatttttttttaatgaattaCAGTATGATATTTTAATGGTGTGACTTACATGCGACCCGCAAACCCTTAATTTTGTAAACCTATTACTGTTTCAACCGGTGATGGCTCTAAACTTTAATTTGTTGTGGGAATTATGGCAGGTTTGATGTGACTTTGTCTTTTTTTCTTCCCCcgctttttttttcaattcttagtTTTTTGCCATAATTGGTTGGTTTCATTTTTTATATCTAATTGTTAATTATTTTCTtggtaaatgttttgaattatattttatttttattttaattgaagataaattaaaagtaatttattttattatattaaagaaTTTAATAATTTCTCCCTTTTCAAGAAAGTTTTGATGTAAACTCtcctaaatcaaattttattttcaagttgCACTCTCCCTATTTAAAACATGAAGAcattgttttgaaaaaaaaattgaagcagATTGATTGAATTTCAATAAAGAATAGAAAATGTAGTTGATTGAAATTCATATTTTTTATAACTTATGAGCAATGTTCGAGAAAATTTTGTGTTGCCATTGCTTATAGCGTTTGTGAACTCTGCAAAATTTTGTGGGACTCCCTTTTGGCTTTTTTacagtaataatatatataaaaaaattgtatactaacaatcaaattatatatcaaaatgataTATTAAAGGCAGTGGCAGGTGATGTATAAGCcacaccatttttttttttcctgaaaattatttgtttaatgtttaaaaaataataataattttatattagtgGTACCTTATTAGTAGGCAGTATCACAAGAAAAAAAGGACGTAGTGCCACACGCACTGTTGACACCAGTCACACCTCCTTGACAGGTGACATTGGTGCTAGCGACATGTCTCCTCCGTTAGCTGCACAGTGCATTGCAAATATAGTGTTAAGTCCCGTTGAAGCACGGAAAGAAAGAGGCAGGAGCAGATAAGGGACCTTATAACCATGGTCCCCATTGTAGAGAAAATCCTGTAgggagagaaaaaaaagaaagaatgaaaaggaaaggaaggagaagaaagaaagaaaaaagaaggtaTGTTTGttagtaattatttttaaaatttgaaggaTTAGTAATTTTTTAAATAGAAGGATtagtttttttatgttattttctatttattgTAAAGTTTTTAGTTAGTAATTATTATAAATTGTTTGTGTTTAATTTAGtgttttattgtaattttttatgaatgtaatttttgtttttttaaattatttaaagttattttgttagtaatttatgattatgttataaattatttgtgtttagtttagtgtttattttgatttttatgaatctaaatttttaaaattatttttaaagttattttgttagtaatttattatTAGGCTACAAATTGTTTAGGTTTAGTTTATTGTTTATTGTGATTTTTTGTAatgtaatttaatttgtttttgatttatttgaatttttttgatttattgaaatgttgattaaatttattttatataattctaTAGGTTGTTTGAAAGAAGCTAAACATTTatgtttctattttatttttgttaattagtatgctttttatatttattttaattatattattattgtaaacTAACATAAATTTTTTATATGGGTAAAATATTGGAATTTATGAGatttttattgtaattatattattattgtactatatttatcttattatttacTGTATGTATAATATTAATGTGTTTTGATAATTATTGAAAATATAGCCTCTAGAAATTAATTATTGAAATTTGTTATTGTCAACCAATTGTTAGGATCTCacttttgtattttaatattgtttCTCCTATTATTGAGATAAAAATGCTCAAATCCAAATTATTTACCTGTCGtactgtgtttttttttttgcaacaaactaattgaattctttttttttaattgcaGATTTACAACAAATGAGTTCTTTGATTAATAATGATGGTCACATGTAAAAAAATATTAATGAGATGGTAATAAAATTGTTATTTGTTACGTCATTTACGGAATTAAATTAGGTTATATTAACTATTTCGCTAATTTAATAATGTTCAGGGCTACTACCGCGCATTGAGGGGTCGTGTGAATGGTGTAGGCTATTTGCCAGATGAGGATCAATAACATTGATCCAGACCTTTGATTTGAGATACGATTTAATATCCACTTTGGTGAAGCGATGACGCCTAgagacccacacatttcatttgtcATGTGAGGAGTGCACAATCACTCTGCAGGATATTGCACTACAACTCAGGCTCCCTATCGATGGGAATGCACTTACTTGGACTCTTGCTAAGTGAGGGGAAATTTACAGGTTTGGGGTTTTCATGGCTAAAgttcaattttgagcatttaccGAGTACTGCCACTGAATAGGAGATGATGTATgccatttgtaacaccccctaaccccgaaCCGTCGCCGGAATTGAGTTACTAGGCACTACCgtacatatcagacaacttacgaataactcacaaataaaataacattcatggtataatttaataactaagtcCTTATAATGAACTCTCGAAGtctaaaacatgtattaaaaATGAAACGGAACTCATTCAAGtactccaaattttttttttataaatttcgacagcatttctgcttatttttacataaaaccccctgcaatTAAAACCGTATCcatttcaaacataaccaattcaaccaactcATTTCACATACTCATTTTCAATTCTAAATACTTTCTAATCAAACTCAATCaattaatatcaatttaaatttatttatatactaaataaattgaaatggataaacttctttcattataattcttagacTTGTATTACTAATGTTTTtaaccatttatattcaaaacataataacctttatACACATCCTATATACATTCCACAtcaccaaaagaaaatatacatcaccaaaagttTACTGAAGTCGGGTCTGGCTTTGAATTCTGGTTCAATACTTGACTTCtacaacctgcgcacggaaacaaccatACGCTAAGTATGCatacactcagtggtatcactataattcaaattataattaaatacattaaatcacacacatacttttacattacaattatcatcacttaatgaacaattaatttttttatgttatcatttgattacatatataccattcttatttctttatttcaattctcaccttttcacatatgccatatcattcaaatttagttttattagtaaatttatttcatttgtccCTATTAACTTAACTCGGATTcagcggatacacggattccaaccaacacaccagtacggcacattgtgccttaaCGGTACACAGTACCTAAACAGTAATAAAAAACGATAAAAGTAATAGTAATagtattcaacacacaaagtgctgaatctgtaatagtaacaataacagtattcgacacacaaagtgtcgaatcggCAACAGTAACAGTATtcggcacataagtgcctgatcagtaagccgacaaaaacccgtactcttccatatcctatggcatgccaactatattcgactagcccgactagttaatagggtatttaaatcatttttttagtacaactttccattttgatttaatattaattataatttattatttcgaTCAATTTTTCACAGTAATACAGTAATTCGCTTCATCAGAAATTTTACGGTTCAATGCAGTATACATAACAATATTTAGTAATTTCACAGTTCAATTCAGtattcaaaacaatattcagtatcccataattcagttcagtatcaatctcaattttaataccgaatcacaaattttatcagtttattaaatacttaccttaaaatacttaccatacatacgtattaaattaaacacatattaattataaagcttgagttatagtgatacaaaccagAATTCTCTTCGGATTTAATCTTCgacgatcttttcttttcctttttgggcCGATGATTGAGGCTCGATATTAGctacaaacaattaaaataatttcacaatcattAACACAACAcaatttaattgttgaaatttttatctaacttttactttaattccaatttaatcttaactaaacctatatattttctttctcaatttatACATTTTGCTACTCAATTTCTTGCCAAACTCacatttaactatttaatttttatcatattttcataatttcgaatttatttcaatttaatccctaaaactcaaaacttatagcttagtttacaatttaatcctttaatcaattctaccttaaaattcattcaattaaatccctaattcattattttattcaacatgaactatgttcAAAACCTAGAAACTTCCAAAacctcaacttaatttcatcaaaactttgttctaaagcttctaaaacatcaaaattaagtaaaaaatggCTTAATTGACTTACTAATCAAAGCtttaaaccttaaaaccctagtttttcctttttcttttctttctttctttttcttctcctgTTTCGAAATACTTCTGTTCTGTTTCCTtggtttctttgtttttcttttatattttattttctttgtattattttatcatttaactaatatagattattattaatttaataattataaaatatctatttaataaaaatataattaatacatttgtatacatgtaTCTTTGTACATTTGTACACTATTATTACCATTtatttgtctttcttttatttatttaacaaataaaaatcttataatatcaatatttaattagtaaatatctttaacttaaaatttaagtaaatacataattataatacaaatgtatatattcatattattacaaatgtcattatctaatttgtttttcataccaaaaatcttataattttaattatttatctaataaatatctttaacttattaataataaataataagtatctacttaataaataatactttttttattacaattgtattatacatattattacacatgtatcATCTCATTATCCTACATTTGTcaacttattaatttattcactcatataatatcaattaaataataataatcaatagatacattttacttattatttaaaaaatatacaaatatattacaagtatattttcttgtattttacacatatatttaattataaccatataattagcatgttttggtttatttacttatttatgctataaattaataatactataaattaacataacataatataattatataattaaaacaaaaatcttagattttaatGCATATATGCCGCCTCATTTCATataaatggcttaatttccattttagtcctttttattttctattactctataattcaatttttacccttattcaatttagttattttattaattactctaaattgagctaatttcacttaattaaaacctaattaaacacactactagacttataactattcctaataattatttacgaacccgtttcactaagacggaggcccgataataTACTTTTCCGATGCCTacggattttgggtcgttacaccaTTCGAGCTTACATTATACACATTTTAGAAGGTGTACTCATGTCAAATGCAAATAATAACAAG
This window of the Gossypium arboreum isolate Shixiya-1 chromosome 12, ASM2569848v2, whole genome shotgun sequence genome carries:
- the LOC108477183 gene encoding HMG-Y-related protein A-like gives rise to the protein MATEEISRTQGLNPSQQSSSLPDYPQMILEAIEALNEKEGSSMSSIAKHIDSTHSDLPASHSTLLFHHLNQMKQMGQIVMLNNNYSKPDPNAPPKRGRGRPPKPKVPLPPGVVVSSPRPRGRPPKPKDLLAPPKPKPVSTGRPRGRPPKKAKTGTATAPPPPPGVKRGRGRPPKVLPSVGFQ